One genomic region from Thermoleptolyngbya sichuanensis A183 encodes:
- a CDS encoding gamma-glutamylcyclotransferase, which yields MNLADRPLHLAPESVEPSFLYFAYGSCMCPVDLKRSLGEPTHAYVMGHATLRGYRLGFFCYSKFRDCGVLDVVPDEQSSVEGVLYRLPLRLSDRLDAREVSYRHEIITVQANGRTYDNVRTYTALHKLPEEKAPNDWYFNVVLRGAVTCRLPEAYCWHLCHHMHQLQEFGRGDRLKTA from the coding sequence ATGAACCTTGCCGATCGCCCACTTCATCTTGCCCCTGAGTCCGTTGAACCCTCATTTCTATACTTTGCCTACGGCTCTTGCATGTGTCCGGTGGACTTGAAGCGATCGCTTGGTGAGCCGACGCACGCCTACGTCATGGGTCATGCCACGCTGCGGGGCTATCGACTGGGCTTTTTCTGCTATTCCAAGTTTCGCGACTGCGGCGTGCTGGATGTTGTACCCGATGAGCAGTCGTCGGTCGAAGGCGTGCTGTATCGGCTGCCGCTGCGGTTGAGCGATCGCCTCGATGCCCGCGAGGTCAGCTATCGCCACGAAATCATCACCGTGCAGGCTAACGGGCGCACCTACGACAACGTTCGCACCTACACCGCGCTGCACAAGCTGCCCGAAGAAAAAGCCCCCAACGACTGGTACTTTAATGTAGTGCTGCGCGGAGCCGTGACCTGTCGCCTGCCCGAAGCGTACTGCTGGCACCTCTGCCACCACATGCACCAGCTTCAGGAATTTGGACGGGGCGATCGCCTCAAAACGGCCTAA
- a CDS encoding Uma2 family endonuclease, producing MSLTVKDLEALQAKLGSDYRMELVDGKITVMSPSGYESDEVAFRFGRRLADWVEPNRLGRVTGSSAGFTLPDSNTRAPDVSFVRAERLRRAPRNFAPVAPDLMVEVKSPSDTVEELERKIANFLAQGTQVGILINPEDSTVRVFQSGKEPIILRNGDVLTLPDLLPGWSVAIAELWSPVFDEEP from the coding sequence ATGTCTCTGACGGTGAAAGACCTAGAAGCCTTACAAGCCAAACTGGGCAGTGACTATCGGATGGAGCTTGTAGACGGGAAGATTACGGTCATGAGTCCGTCGGGCTATGAGTCGGATGAAGTTGCCTTTCGGTTTGGTCGTCGTCTGGCAGATTGGGTAGAGCCAAATCGCCTAGGTCGGGTGACGGGTTCTAGCGCTGGGTTTACGCTGCCCGATTCCAACACCCGCGCCCCGGATGTGTCGTTTGTCAGGGCTGAGCGACTGCGCCGTGCCCCGCGCAACTTTGCCCCGGTTGCCCCTGACCTAATGGTAGAGGTCAAGTCACCCAGCGATACGGTGGAAGAGTTGGAACGTAAGATTGCAAATTTTTTGGCCCAGGGAACGCAGGTTGGAATTTTGATTAACCCTGAAGACTCGACGGTGAGGGTGTTTCAGTCTGGCAAGGAGCCGATAATCCTGCGGAATGGAGATGTGCTGACGCTGCCAGATTTGCTGCCGGGATGGTCGGTGGCGATCGCCGAACTCTGGTCGCCCGTGTTTGACGAGGAACCGTAG
- the dapB gene encoding 4-hydroxy-tetrahydrodipicolinate reductase encodes MTQAPMTQAPIPVVVNGATGKMGRETIKAIAASKDMTLVGALARNPDRIGQDVGEVAGCGPLEVPILNDMQGTLALASQEKQPAVMVDFTHPDVVYENARAAIAYGVRPVIGTTGLSVEQLNDLADFADKASIGCLVIPNFSIGVVLMQQAAVQASRYFDHVEIIELHHNQKADAPSGTAIQTAQLLAEFGKAFNPPTVDETEKLPGARGSQTEDGIRIHSVRLPGLIAHQEVIFGAPGQLYTLRHDTSDRASYMPGVLLCIRKVLELKSLVYGLEKVL; translated from the coding sequence ATGACGCAGGCTCCGATGACACAGGCTCCGATTCCGGTCGTGGTAAATGGCGCGACGGGCAAGATGGGGCGCGAAACCATCAAGGCGATCGCCGCTAGCAAAGACATGACCCTGGTGGGGGCGCTGGCCCGCAACCCAGACCGGATTGGGCAGGACGTGGGCGAGGTGGCAGGCTGCGGCCCGCTGGAGGTGCCAATTCTCAACGACATGCAGGGGACGCTGGCACTGGCATCGCAGGAAAAGCAGCCCGCTGTGATGGTGGATTTTACCCATCCTGATGTGGTGTACGAAAATGCGCGGGCGGCGATCGCCTACGGGGTGCGTCCGGTAATTGGCACGACGGGGCTGAGCGTGGAGCAACTTAACGATCTGGCAGACTTTGCCGACAAAGCCAGCATCGGCTGTCTGGTGATTCCCAATTTCTCGATTGGGGTGGTGCTGATGCAGCAGGCGGCCGTGCAGGCATCGCGCTATTTCGACCATGTGGAAATTATCGAGCTGCATCACAACCAAAAAGCCGACGCGCCCAGCGGCACAGCGATTCAAACGGCGCAGCTTTTAGCAGAATTTGGCAAAGCCTTCAATCCGCCAACTGTTGATGAAACCGAGAAACTGCCCGGCGCACGCGGCAGTCAAACCGAAGACGGCATCCGCATCCACAGCGTCCGGCTCCCCGGTTTAATTGCCCATCAAGAAGTCATCTTTGGCGCACCCGGCCAGCTTTATACCCTGCGCCACGACACGAGCGATCGCGCGTCCTATATGCCCGGTGTGCTGCTCTGTATCCGCAAGGTGCTGGAGTTGAAGTCACTGGTCTATGGGCTGGAAAAGGTGTTGTAG
- a CDS encoding nucleotidyltransferase family protein: protein MSNVIGLLPAGGQATRLSPLPMSKELYPLGFRTSADGRTVPKVVSHYLLEKMQRAGIAKAFFILRPGKWDIPAYYGDGALVQMRLGYLTVHVPYGVPYTLDQAYPFLQGATVAIGFPDILFQPENAYAALLERLARGGADVVLGLFPTKNFRKAGMVQFDEIGRVQQIVEKPQQTDLTYMWAIAVWSPRFTEFLHEFASGPIPETEVPIGDVIQAGINAGLRVEAEAFPDGSYLDVGTPDDLARAIRQLTPPEG from the coding sequence ATGTCCAATGTCATCGGATTGCTGCCTGCTGGCGGACAGGCGACCCGGCTTTCGCCCCTGCCGATGAGTAAAGAGCTTTACCCTTTGGGCTTTCGCACAAGTGCCGATGGGCGCACTGTTCCCAAAGTCGTCAGCCACTATCTGCTGGAGAAAATGCAGCGGGCGGGGATTGCCAAAGCCTTTTTTATCTTGCGGCCGGGCAAGTGGGATATTCCCGCCTACTATGGCGACGGCGCACTGGTGCAGATGCGTCTGGGCTATCTGACGGTGCATGTGCCCTACGGCGTGCCCTACACGCTGGATCAGGCTTACCCGTTTTTGCAGGGGGCAACCGTGGCGATTGGGTTTCCCGACATCCTGTTTCAGCCGGAAAACGCCTACGCCGCACTGCTAGAGCGGCTGGCGCGAGGGGGCGCGGATGTGGTGCTGGGGCTATTTCCGACCAAAAACTTTCGCAAAGCGGGCATGGTGCAGTTTGATGAAATCGGGCGTGTGCAGCAAATTGTTGAAAAACCCCAGCAGACAGACTTGACCTATATGTGGGCGATCGCCGTTTGGTCGCCCCGCTTTACCGAGTTTTTGCACGAGTTCGCCAGCGGCCCCATTCCCGAAACAGAAGTTCCCATCGGCGATGTAATCCAGGCTGGAATCAATGCGGGGTTGCGAGTGGAAGCAGAAGCCTTTCCCGACGGCTCCTATCTGGATGTCGGCACGCCAGACGACTTGGCACGGGCGATTCGGCAACTTACGCCGCCGGAGGGATAG
- a CDS encoding orange carotenoid-binding protein: MPFTIDSARGIFSNTLAADVVPATIARFNQLSTEDQLAWIWFAYLEMGKTVTVAAPGAARMQFAEPTLNEIRQMSFAEQTQVMFDLANHADTPICRTYASWSPNIKLGFWYQLGEWMEQGVVAPIPPNYELSANASAVLQTLRELDSGQQITILRNAVVDMGFDPNKLGEYERVAEPLEVPKEASQRTKVSIEGVDNPTVLAYMDNLNANDFGSLIALFVPDGALQPPFQRPIVGRDAILRFFREECQNLVLMPERGISEPAEDGYTQVKVTGKVQTPWFGASVGMNIAWRFLLNPENKIFFVAIDLLASPKELLNLAR; this comes from the coding sequence ATGCCATTCACAATTGATTCCGCTCGTGGGATCTTCTCAAATACCCTGGCCGCTGATGTCGTTCCGGCAACCATTGCCCGATTCAATCAGCTCAGCACCGAAGACCAGCTTGCCTGGATCTGGTTTGCCTATTTGGAAATGGGAAAAACCGTCACCGTTGCGGCTCCTGGTGCTGCCCGGATGCAGTTTGCAGAACCAACCCTGAATGAGATTCGCCAGATGAGTTTTGCAGAGCAAACTCAGGTGATGTTCGATCTGGCAAATCATGCAGATACGCCAATCTGCCGCACCTATGCATCCTGGTCGCCCAACATCAAGCTGGGTTTTTGGTATCAGTTGGGTGAGTGGATGGAGCAGGGCGTGGTTGCCCCGATTCCGCCTAATTATGAGTTGTCGGCTAACGCATCAGCAGTGCTGCAAACGCTACGAGAACTCGATTCGGGACAGCAAATTACCATTCTGCGAAATGCAGTGGTGGATATGGGCTTTGATCCCAATAAATTGGGAGAGTACGAGCGGGTTGCTGAACCCCTAGAGGTTCCCAAAGAAGCATCTCAACGCACCAAAGTCAGCATTGAGGGCGTTGACAACCCGACCGTTCTTGCTTATATGGACAACCTGAATGCGAATGATTTTGGGTCGCTGATTGCGCTGTTTGTTCCCGATGGTGCGTTGCAGCCGCCATTCCAGCGTCCGATTGTAGGCCGAGATGCAATTCTGCGGTTCTTTCGAGAAGAATGCCAAAACCTGGTTCTGATGCCAGAGCGGGGTATTTCTGAACCTGCCGAAGACGGCTATACCCAGGTCAAAGTGACGGGCAAAGTGCAAACGCCTTGGTTTGGTGCGAGCGTCGGTATGAATATTGCATGGCGCTTTTTGCTGAATCCTGAAAACAAGATTTTCTTCGTGGCGATTGATCTTTTGGCTTCTCCAAAAGAGTTGCTCAATCTCGCTCGATGA
- a CDS encoding endonuclease MutS2, translating into MIQAETLNLLEWPRLCQHLATFAATKLGARVAQDLRIPDTLVESEALLAQTREVYQLETTLPVSLSFEGIQDIGDALERAALQGILSGDDLLAIATTLSGARTLRRTIDQYPDLTTLNALVADLRTYPELEQDIHRCIDERGRVMDRASAKLGGIREQLKQQRDRIYQILQGILQRHGNAVQEALITQRGDRFVLPVKSSHKDIIPGIVHDTSTSGATLYVEPNAIVSHGNQLRQLLKQEQVEEEAVRRALSEQVADVHEDLERLLAIATTLDLATARTRYSLWLGANPPRFVEFGSQESGASANGSASAVAPITLRQLRHPLLIWQHQHEQGPAVVPIDLVIQPQIRVVAITGPNTGGKTVTLKTLGLAALMAKVGLFVPAREPVELPWFHQVLADIGDEQSLQQSLSTFSGHIRRIGRILAALQQDEAESDGGITPLSEDEPFPHAPTPSLVLLDEVGAGTDPSEGSALAIALLRYLADHAALTVATTHYGELKALKYQDERFENASVEFDDVTLSPTYRLLWGIPGRSNALAIAQRLGLNPAIVEAARAQIGAGSESDVNRVIAGLEQQRRQQEEKTQSAEQLIRETERLHQEILRRAETLRQRERELQQQQEEAVQAAIAQAKAEIARVIRQLQRGPETAQTAQQATEALNELAERHLPSRQAPPKPKPGFRPKVGDRVRIPRLGQVAEVLTHPDDSGEFTVRFGLMKMTVSLADVESLQGEKAELPAREQGAAAKAQSAEKKRPPEKSAEEKPTEAPAIRTSKNTLDLRGSRVADAEIELERAIASAQPGPLWIIHGHGTGKLRQGVHAFLKEHPQVSRFEAAEQADGGSGVTVAYIE; encoded by the coding sequence TTGATCCAAGCTGAAACCCTCAATCTGTTGGAATGGCCGCGCCTGTGCCAGCATCTCGCCACCTTTGCGGCGACGAAGTTGGGCGCGAGAGTCGCGCAAGATCTGCGAATTCCCGATACCCTGGTCGAGAGTGAGGCGCTGCTGGCGCAAACCCGCGAGGTCTATCAGCTTGAAACCACGCTGCCAGTTTCGCTCAGCTTTGAGGGCATTCAGGACATTGGCGACGCGCTGGAGCGGGCTGCACTGCAAGGCATCTTGAGCGGAGACGACTTGTTGGCGATCGCCACTACGCTTTCTGGCGCACGCACCCTCCGCCGCACGATTGACCAATATCCCGACCTGACCACGCTCAATGCCCTGGTTGCAGACCTCCGCACCTATCCCGAACTGGAGCAGGACATCCACCGCTGCATCGACGAGCGCGGCCGGGTTATGGACCGCGCCAGTGCCAAATTGGGCGGCATCCGCGAGCAGCTTAAGCAGCAGCGCGATCGCATTTATCAAATCTTGCAAGGCATTTTGCAGCGCCACGGCAACGCCGTGCAGGAAGCGCTGATTACTCAGCGGGGCGATCGCTTTGTGCTGCCTGTCAAATCCTCCCACAAGGACATCATCCCCGGCATCGTCCACGACACCTCCACCAGCGGCGCAACGCTTTATGTAGAGCCAAACGCCATCGTCAGCCACGGCAACCAGCTTCGGCAGCTTCTTAAACAAGAGCAGGTGGAAGAAGAAGCCGTCCGCCGCGCCCTCAGCGAACAGGTTGCAGACGTTCACGAAGATTTAGAAAGACTGCTGGCGATCGCCACCACCCTTGACCTGGCCACCGCCCGCACCCGCTATTCCCTCTGGCTCGGCGCAAATCCCCCGCGTTTTGTGGAATTCGGGAGCCAGGAATCTGGGGCCTCCGCCAACGGCTCTGCGTCTGCGGTTGCCCCAATTACCCTCCGCCAACTCCGCCACCCGCTCCTCATCTGGCAGCATCAGCACGAGCAGGGGCCGGCCGTCGTGCCGATCGATCTGGTCATTCAGCCCCAGATCCGCGTCGTCGCCATCACCGGCCCCAACACGGGCGGCAAAACCGTGACGCTGAAAACGCTCGGACTGGCGGCGCTGATGGCAAAAGTGGGGCTATTCGTTCCTGCCCGCGAACCCGTGGAATTGCCCTGGTTTCACCAAGTCTTGGCCGACATCGGCGACGAACAATCGCTTCAGCAGAGCCTTTCGACCTTTTCCGGACACATTCGCCGGATTGGGCGGATTCTGGCGGCGTTGCAGCAGGATGAGGCGGAGAGCGATGGTGGGATAACGCCGTTGAGTGAGGACGAGCCGTTCCCCCATGCCCCAACGCCCTCCCTCGTCCTCCTCGACGAAGTGGGCGCAGGGACTGACCCCTCAGAAGGCAGCGCGCTGGCGATCGCCCTCCTCCGCTACTTAGCCGATCACGCCGCCTTAACCGTTGCCACGACCCACTACGGCGAACTGAAGGCGCTGAAGTATCAAGACGAGCGCTTCGAGAATGCCTCGGTGGAATTTGACGATGTGACGCTATCTCCCACCTATCGGCTGCTGTGGGGCATTCCTGGTCGTTCAAATGCACTGGCGATCGCCCAGCGGCTCGGCCTCAACCCGGCAATCGTGGAGGCGGCCCGGGCGCAGATCGGCGCAGGCTCCGAGAGCGACGTAAACCGCGTGATTGCCGGACTGGAGCAGCAGCGCCGCCAGCAGGAGGAAAAGACCCAATCCGCAGAGCAACTGATTCGGGAAACCGAGCGGCTGCACCAGGAGATCTTGCGGCGGGCGGAGACGCTGCGGCAGCGCGAACGGGAACTGCAACAGCAGCAGGAAGAGGCAGTGCAGGCGGCGATCGCCCAGGCTAAAGCTGAAATTGCTAGGGTAATTCGCCAACTCCAGCGCGGCCCCGAAACGGCCCAGACCGCCCAGCAGGCCACCGAAGCCCTGAACGAGCTGGCCGAGCGTCACTTGCCCTCGCGTCAGGCCCCGCCCAAGCCGAAGCCTGGGTTTCGCCCCAAGGTGGGCGATCGCGTCCGCATTCCCCGGTTGGGCCAGGTTGCCGAAGTGCTGACCCATCCCGACGACAGCGGCGAATTCACCGTCCGCTTTGGGCTGATGAAGATGACCGTTTCTCTGGCGGATGTGGAATCGCTGCAAGGGGAAAAAGCAGAACTGCCCGCCAGGGAGCAGGGGGCGGCCGCCAAGGCCCAGAGCGCAGAAAAGAAGCGACCGCCAGAGAAATCTGCGGAAGAAAAGCCGACCGAAGCCCCCGCGATTCGCACGTCAAAGAACACCCTCGACCTGCGGGGCAGCCGGGTGGCAGATGCAGAAATTGAGCTAGAACGGGCGATCGCCAGCGCCCAGCCGGGCCCCCTGTGGATTATCCACGGCCACGGCACGGGCAAGCTGCGGCAGGGGGTTCATGCATTTCTGAAAGAGCATCCCCAGGTGTCGCGCTTTGAGGCGGCAGAGCAGGCAGACGGCGGCTCTGGCGTGACGGTCGCCTATATAGAATGA
- the serS gene encoding serine--tRNA ligase, whose product MLDIKQIRENPEQVQAKLDLRGGGYDLKPILALDQQQRELEVGRSQLQARSNEIGKLVGQKMKSGAKPDDSEVLALKEEGNQIKAQLSDLEPKEKEIKEQLQALLLTFPNLPSEETPIGKSEDENVEIRRWGDEYIPTNPDILPHYEIGEKLGILNFERSVKIAQSRFVTLLGAGAALERALIQFMLDRHTQAGFVEVLPPILINTASLTASGQLPKFADESFKCDRDDLWLTPTAEVPITSLYRDEILEADALPIYHCAYTPCFRREAGSYGRDTRGLIRLHQFNKVEMFKFVHPDTSMDELESLTQAAEGVLQALKLPYRVIALCTGDLGFASVKTYDLEVWLPSQGKYREISSCSNCTDFQARRASLRFKEAGKKGTQFLHTLNGSGLAVGRTMAAILENYQQPDGTVAIPEALRPYLGRDVL is encoded by the coding sequence GTGCTGGATATCAAGCAAATTCGGGAGAATCCGGAGCAGGTGCAGGCAAAGCTGGATCTGCGGGGCGGCGGGTATGACCTGAAACCAATTTTGGCGCTAGACCAGCAGCAGCGTGAGCTAGAAGTGGGGCGATCGCAGCTTCAGGCCCGCAGCAACGAAATCGGCAAGCTAGTCGGGCAAAAGATGAAATCGGGAGCCAAGCCTGATGATTCTGAAGTGCTGGCGCTCAAGGAAGAGGGCAACCAGATCAAGGCGCAACTGAGCGATTTGGAGCCGAAAGAGAAGGAGATCAAAGAACAACTGCAAGCGCTCTTGCTCACGTTTCCTAACCTGCCCAGCGAGGAAACCCCGATTGGCAAAAGCGAAGATGAAAACGTCGAAATTCGCCGCTGGGGAGACGAGTATATTCCCACCAATCCCGACATTCTGCCGCACTATGAAATTGGCGAGAAGCTAGGGATTTTGAACTTTGAGCGATCGGTGAAAATTGCCCAGAGTCGCTTTGTGACGTTGCTGGGAGCGGGCGCAGCGCTGGAGCGGGCGCTAATCCAGTTCATGCTCGATCGCCACACCCAGGCGGGCTTTGTGGAGGTGCTGCCGCCGATTTTGATTAACACGGCCTCGCTGACGGCTTCGGGGCAACTGCCGAAGTTTGCGGATGAAAGCTTTAAGTGCGATCGCGACGATCTCTGGCTCACGCCCACGGCCGAAGTGCCCATCACCAGCCTCTATCGCGACGAAATCCTAGAAGCCGACGCACTGCCGATTTATCACTGTGCCTACACGCCCTGCTTCCGACGCGAGGCAGGCAGCTACGGGCGAGATACACGGGGGCTAATCCGCCTGCACCAGTTCAACAAGGTGGAAATGTTCAAGTTTGTGCATCCAGATACCTCGATGGATGAACTGGAGAGCCTCACCCAGGCGGCCGAGGGGGTGCTGCAAGCGCTGAAGCTGCCCTATCGCGTGATTGCCCTCTGCACGGGCGATCTGGGCTTTGCCTCGGTAAAAACCTACGATCTGGAAGTGTGGCTGCCCAGCCAGGGCAAATATCGGGAAATCTCAAGCTGCTCAAACTGCACCGATTTTCAGGCTCGTCGTGCCAGCCTCCGCTTCAAAGAAGCCGGTAAGAAAGGAACCCAGTTTCTCCACACGTTGAACGGCTCTGGGCTTGCCGTGGGGCGCACCATGGCTGCCATTCTGGAAAACTATCAGCAGCCGGATGGAACCGTTGCCATTCCCGAAGCGCTGCGACCTTATCTAGGACGCGACGTGCTGTAG
- a CDS encoding sensor histidine kinase, whose translation MTNLMHTLFGSQGYIPHGHCYLWQPWLVWLHVASNAAIALAYFSIPALLLYFIAKRRDVPFNWMFVLFGAFIIACGIGHLMDIWTIWHPNYWLSGVVKAFTAIISIYTAIELVPLIPQALALPSPAKLEAANRELERALRELQSTQSRLIQAEKLSNLGQLVSGIAHEINNPVNFIYGNINHVSSYTQELLNLLALYRETVPQPAPAVAEVLAESDLEFIEGDLPKTLSSMQIGADRIRQIVLSLRNFSRVDEAEMKPVNLHDGIDSTLMILQHRLKPKGDRPCIQVVREYGDLPKVECYAGQLNQVFMNILSNAIDALEEVYETHQANQSSTLERTLQDKAPVIKICTRLIEPDNAAKQVEICIADNGPGIPKAVQAQIYEAFYTTKPLGKGTGLGLAISHQIVTEKHRGQLICQSDTGQGTTFLIQIPLRQSFVAPESTRTAARNP comes from the coding sequence ATGACCAACCTGATGCATACGCTTTTCGGTTCGCAGGGCTATATTCCCCACGGGCACTGTTATCTGTGGCAACCCTGGCTGGTGTGGTTACATGTTGCGTCGAATGCGGCGATCGCCCTAGCTTATTTCTCGATTCCCGCCTTGCTCCTTTACTTCATCGCCAAGCGCAGAGATGTTCCGTTTAACTGGATGTTTGTGTTGTTTGGAGCGTTCATCATCGCTTGCGGCATAGGACATCTGATGGATATCTGGACGATTTGGCATCCAAACTACTGGCTGTCGGGTGTGGTGAAAGCGTTCACGGCTATCATTTCGATTTATACGGCGATAGAGCTAGTGCCGCTGATTCCTCAGGCGTTGGCGCTGCCCAGTCCAGCCAAGCTAGAAGCGGCGAATCGAGAGCTAGAACGGGCGCTGCGAGAGCTTCAGAGTACCCAGTCGCGCCTCATCCAGGCGGAAAAGCTTTCTAACCTCGGACAGCTTGTGTCGGGCATTGCTCACGAAATCAACAATCCCGTTAATTTTATCTACGGCAACATCAATCACGTCAGCAGCTATACGCAGGAATTGCTCAATTTGCTGGCGCTGTATCGAGAAACGGTTCCCCAACCTGCGCCCGCTGTGGCAGAGGTCTTAGCCGAGAGCGATCTGGAGTTTATCGAGGGCGACCTGCCCAAGACCCTTTCCTCGATGCAGATTGGCGCAGACCGGATTCGCCAGATTGTGCTGTCGCTGCGGAACTTTTCTCGCGTAGACGAAGCGGAAATGAAGCCCGTGAATCTTCACGACGGCATCGACAGTACGCTGATGATCTTGCAGCATCGCCTCAAACCAAAGGGCGATCGCCCCTGCATTCAGGTGGTGCGCGAGTATGGCGATCTGCCCAAAGTGGAATGCTATGCGGGACAGCTCAATCAAGTGTTTATGAACATCTTGAGCAACGCAATCGACGCGCTAGAAGAAGTCTATGAGACTCATCAAGCCAATCAATCAAGCACGCTAGAGCGAACGCTTCAAGACAAAGCACCTGTCATCAAGATCTGCACACGCCTGATTGAACCGGACAATGCTGCGAAGCAGGTTGAAATCTGCATTGCGGACAATGGCCCCGGCATTCCCAAAGCGGTGCAAGCCCAAATTTATGAAGCGTTTTATACCACCAAGCCACTCGGCAAAGGAACCGGACTGGGGTTGGCCATTAGCCATCAAATCGTCACAGAAAAACATCGTGGGCAACTGATTTGCCAGTCCGACACAGGGCAGGGCACAACTTTCTTAATTCAGATTCCGCTAAGACAGTCATTCGTTGCCCCAGAGTCAACGCGCACCGCAGCGAGAAATCCCTAA
- a CDS encoding HD domain-containing protein, with the protein MKEQNPAAALLSAIHFAANKHRDQRRKDVDTSPYINHPIEVAEILARVGGVSDVITLQAAILHDTLEDTETTPAELDAAFGVEVRQVVEEVTDDRQLPKPERKQRQIERAPYLSERAKQVKIADKISNVRSVTETPPTHWTLERRLEYLDWTEKIINGLRGDNPMLEAYYNQILSTGRAKIKS; encoded by the coding sequence ATGAAAGAACAAAACCCAGCGGCCGCGCTGCTCTCAGCAATCCACTTTGCGGCAAATAAGCACCGCGATCAGCGCCGTAAAGACGTGGACACTTCGCCCTACATCAACCACCCGATCGAAGTGGCAGAAATTTTGGCACGGGTTGGCGGCGTGAGCGACGTAATTACCCTGCAAGCGGCAATCCTGCACGACACGCTGGAAGATACTGAAACCACGCCAGCAGAACTGGACGCAGCCTTTGGCGTAGAAGTGCGGCAGGTCGTGGAAGAAGTCACCGATGACCGACAACTGCCCAAGCCGGAACGCAAACAGCGCCAGATTGAACGCGCGCCGTACCTTTCCGAGCGGGCCAAGCAGGTCAAGATTGCCGACAAAATCTCCAACGTCCGCTCTGTCACCGAAACACCGCCAACCCATTGGACGCTGGAACGACGACTGGAATATCTAGACTGGACAGAAAAAATCATCAACGGGCTGCGAGGCGATAACCCAATGCTAGAAGCGTATTACAATCAGATCTTGTCTACTGGACGAGCTAAGATAAAGTCTTAA
- a CDS encoding GDSL-type esterase/lipase family protein has translation MSELLLLAAGLLSRANAGSLPTANLLPVLPPPADAAGVPDAKAAVVPVQAATDQVVQPEFSQPSQRASAENLRTAETGGAWTGRRRSLRISRLPRLQRTAQAQPVTAQPVTAQPSTPAPRFNTLQTTAQNAASQSDGSQARPPQASAVRSMTAGRSPVQVAVASSSAPAPTLTAPTLTAPVLTDVVPTSRVRPQSGAQQYQQRWAALRQGRTYTRIAADSFAEQWINATEQPTYEQWVTLLGYEARAMAAGQGNNRLSVLVGDSISQWFPVEQLSRDRFWLNQGISGDTTAGVLRRLSLFQDTRPADIHVMVGINDLRRGVSNAEVLNNLSQIMQNLRQTHPQARIWIYSILPTRLPALPPERIFALNQNLEAIARQQQVAYVDLQRFFAEEPSGILRRDLTTDGIHLSRTGYALWQWAIGYLI, from the coding sequence ATGAGTGAGTTGCTGTTGCTGGCGGCAGGGCTACTGAGTCGAGCAAATGCGGGATCGCTGCCCACTGCAAACCTGCTGCCCGTGCTGCCACCGCCTGCCGATGCGGCAGGAGTGCCCGACGCAAAAGCCGCTGTTGTTCCCGTGCAGGCTGCGACAGATCAGGTGGTGCAGCCAGAATTTAGCCAGCCTTCGCAGCGGGCCTCGGCGGAAAACCTGCGGACTGCTGAAACGGGGGGAGCCTGGACGGGCAGACGGCGATCGCTCCGAATCTCGCGCCTGCCCCGGCTCCAGCGGACAGCCCAGGCGCAGCCTGTTACTGCACAGCCTGTTACCGCACAGCCTTCCACCCCAGCGCCCAGGTTCAACACGCTGCAAACCACTGCTCAGAACGCTGCTTCCCAGAGCGATGGGTCTCAAGCCCGCCCACCCCAAGCCAGCGCCGTTCGGAGCATGACAGCAGGGCGATCGCCCGTACAGGTTGCCGTTGCGTCATCCTCTGCGCCTGCGCCAACGCTGACAGCCCCAACACTGACAGCCCCAGTCCTGACAGACGTTGTGCCGACTAGCCGCGTCCGTCCCCAAAGCGGGGCCCAGCAGTATCAGCAGCGGTGGGCGGCGCTGCGGCAGGGGCGAACCTACACGCGCATTGCGGCCGACAGTTTTGCAGAGCAGTGGATCAACGCGACCGAACAGCCAACCTATGAACAGTGGGTCACTCTGCTGGGCTACGAAGCGCGGGCGATGGCCGCAGGCCAGGGCAACAACCGACTGTCGGTGCTGGTGGGCGATTCCATTAGCCAGTGGTTTCCCGTAGAGCAACTCAGCCGCGATCGCTTCTGGCTGAATCAGGGAATTTCGGGCGACACCACGGCGGGCGTGCTGCGGCGGCTGTCGCTGTTTCAAGACACGCGCCCAGCAGATATTCATGTGATGGTCGGTATCAACGACCTGCGGCGCGGCGTGTCCAATGCCGAGGTGTTGAATAACCTTAGCCAAATTATGCAAAACCTCCGCCAGACGCACCCCCAGGCCCGCATTTGGATTTATTCCATCTTGCCGACGCGGCTGCCTGCCCTGCCGCCAGAGCGAATCTTTGCGCTAAACCAAAACCTGGAGGCGATCGCCCGCCAGCAACAAGTCGCCTATGTTGATCTCCAGCGCTTCTTTGCCGAGGAGCCTTCGGGCATTTTGCGCCGCGACCTGACCACCGACGGCATTCACCTCAGCCGCACGGGCTACGCGCTCTGGCAGTGGGCGATTGGCTATTTGATTTGA